Proteins encoded together in one Streptomyces sp. NBC_01408 window:
- a CDS encoding cytochrome P450 — protein MATHARTGSLPSPSPTPAGRRVPELEPALVGQWQAGGGELIDLFAQARERLGGVAAFRLGPRPTVLVTAPQAVQHVLALHPGRYVKRSHRARPLIGDGVLAATGEAWQRQRRLLQSQFTGRGMRRYEQRITEAARTTAARWASYARTGQVLDVGDEMRRFALDTIWRSLTGHPLDPGTERELAAVPAVVAALPSLPADGTAAQEAVAAELAAIDAVAGHAIAAARDGEAGPDGPGLLHVLLQAAGTHPEYTDRLIRDELVTLLVAGHETTATTLTWLYLLLDRNPRAREQALAAGAEGSPQRRQAVQALVHETLRFYPSAWILPRCAAEDDVLAGYEVEAGTDVLVCPYLTHRDPGLWEDPGRFDPARFTTPGRRPTHPGSYLPFGIGPRACLGLQFALKESTVLLERLLPAHTPRFHSVPAKAAYSITVRPDGPTPATLD, from the coding sequence GTGGCCACCCATGCCCGCACCGGCTCCCTCCCGAGCCCGAGCCCGACCCCGGCCGGCCGCCGGGTCCCCGAGCTGGAACCCGCCCTCGTCGGGCAGTGGCAGGCCGGCGGAGGGGAGCTCATCGACCTCTTCGCCCAGGCTCGCGAACGGCTCGGCGGCGTCGCCGCGTTCCGGCTCGGCCCGCGCCCGACCGTCCTGGTCACCGCCCCGCAGGCCGTGCAGCACGTGCTCGCGCTCCACCCCGGCCGGTACGTGAAGCGCTCGCACCGCGCCCGGCCGCTGATCGGCGACGGGGTCCTGGCCGCGACGGGTGAGGCCTGGCAGCGGCAACGGCGCCTGCTGCAGTCCCAGTTCACCGGCCGGGGGATGCGCCGCTACGAGCAGCGGATCACCGAGGCCGCCCGGACCACCGCGGCGCGCTGGGCCTCGTACGCCCGCACCGGGCAGGTCCTCGACGTCGGCGACGAGATGCGCCGCTTTGCCCTCGACACCATCTGGCGGTCCCTGACCGGGCACCCCCTCGACCCCGGTACGGAGCGCGAACTGGCCGCCGTACCCGCCGTGGTGGCCGCACTGCCCAGCCTGCCCGCCGACGGCACCGCCGCCCAGGAGGCCGTCGCCGCGGAGCTGGCCGCGATCGACGCCGTGGCGGGCCACGCCATCGCCGCCGCCCGCGACGGGGAGGCAGGACCCGACGGCCCGGGCCTGCTGCACGTCCTGCTCCAGGCGGCCGGAACGCACCCCGAGTACACCGACCGGCTGATCCGCGACGAGCTGGTCACCCTGCTGGTCGCCGGGCACGAGACCACCGCCACCACCCTGACCTGGCTCTACCTCCTGTTGGACCGAAACCCCCGGGCGCGGGAGCAGGCCCTCGCCGCCGGCGCCGAGGGCTCACCCCAGCGGCGGCAGGCCGTCCAGGCACTCGTCCACGAAACGCTGCGCTTCTACCCGTCCGCCTGGATACTGCCGCGCTGCGCGGCGGAGGACGACGTCCTCGCCGGATACGAGGTCGAGGCCGGCACCGACGTGCTGGTCTGCCCCTACCTCACCCACCGGGACCCCGGGCTCTGGGAGGACCCCGGGCGGTTCGATCCGGCGCGCTTCACCACCCCCGGCCGACGCCCCACCCACCCGGGGAGCTACCTCCCGTTCGGCATCGGGCCCCGGGCCTGCCTGGGCCTCCAGTTCGCCCTGAAGGAGTCGACCGTCCTCCTGGAGCGCCTGCTGCCCGCCCACACCCCGCGCTTCCACTCCGTCCCGGCCAAGGCCGCGTACAGCATCACCGTCCGCCCCGACGGCCCGACACCGGCGACGCTGGACTGA